Proteins encoded within one genomic window of Actinomycetota bacterium:
- a CDS encoding type II toxin-antitoxin system RelE/ParE family toxin, producing the protein MPDRVAAACVEFITGPLLRDPWRRGKPLSGELAGRRCARLDAFRIVYVIDEGTHVVHVTRIEHSADAYRPR; encoded by the coding sequence ATGCCGGATCGGGTCGCGGCGGCGTGCGTCGAGTTCATCACCGGCCCGCTGCTGCGAGACCCGTGGAGACGCGGCAAGCCCCTATCGGGGGAGCTCGCCGGGCGGCGATGCGCTCGTCTCGACGCGTTCCGCATCGTCTACGTCATCGATGAGGGCACGCATGTCGTGCACGTGACCCGCATCGAGCACAGCGCCGACGCCTACCGACCCCGTTGA